The following are encoded in a window of Flavobacterium psychrotrophum genomic DNA:
- the rplM gene encoding 50S ribosomal protein L13, translating to MNTLSYKTVSANKATAQKEWIVVDAEGHNLGRFASKVAMLLRGKYKTNYTPHVDCGDNVIVINAEKINLTGNKLEDKTYIRHTGYPGGQRILAAKIVKAKNPSILVEKAVKGMLPKNKLGAQLFRNLNVYAGADHKHEAQTPKTVNLNDLK from the coding sequence AAGCTACCGCTCAGAAAGAGTGGATCGTTGTTGATGCTGAAGGGCATAATCTGGGCCGTTTTGCTTCTAAAGTTGCGATGCTTTTAAGAGGTAAATACAAAACAAATTATACCCCGCACGTTGACTGTGGTGATAACGTAATTGTTATCAACGCAGAAAAGATCAACCTTACAGGTAACAAACTGGAGGACAAAACGTATATCCGCCACACAGGTTACCCTGGAGGACAAAGGATCCTTGCTGCTAAAATTGTTAAGGCAAAAAATCCTTCAATCTTAGTAGAGAAAGCCGTAAAAGGTATGCTACCTAAAAACAAATTAGGCGCGCAACTTTTCCGCAACCTGAATGTATATGCAGGAGCTGACCACAAACATGAGGCGCAGACTCCTAAAACCGTTAACTTAAACGACCTAAAGTAA
- the rpsI gene encoding 30S ribosomal protein S9, with the protein MATIHKIGRRKTAVARIYLTEGSGKITVNKKDLEVYFPTATLQYKVRQPLSLTNTAENFDVKVNVYGGGITGQAEAVRMAIARAMCEVDAENRLILKPEGLLTRDPRMVERKKFGQKKARKRFQFSKR; encoded by the coding sequence ATGGCGACAATCCACAAAATTGGCAGGAGAAAAACTGCTGTTGCCCGTATTTACCTGACTGAAGGCTCAGGAAAAATCACGGTTAACAAGAAAGACCTTGAAGTATACTTCCCTACAGCTACACTACAGTACAAAGTACGCCAGCCGCTTAGCCTGACTAACACAGCTGAAAACTTTGACGTAAAAGTAAATGTATATGGTGGTGGTATTACAGGACAGGCAGAAGCTGTAAGGATGGCAATTGCACGCGCTATGTGTGAAGTTGATGCTGAAAACAGGCTAATCCTTAAACCAGAAGGCCTATTAACAAGGGATCCTCGTATGGTAGAACGTAAGAAATTCGGCCAGAAGAAAGCCCGTAAGAGATTCCAGTTCTCTAAACGTTAA
- the rpsB gene encoding 30S ribosomal protein S2 codes for MANKVEVKDLLEAGVHFGHMTRKWDPNMAPYIYMERNGIHIINLYKTAAKIEEANEALKKIAASGRKILFVATKKQAKDIVAEKAAAANMPYITERWPGGMLTNFITIRKAVKKMASIDKMKKDGTFMTLSKKERLQVDRLRAKLEKNLGSIADMTRLPAALFVVDIKAEHIAVKEAQKLNIPVFAMVDTNSDPRQVDYVIPANDDASKSIDKILSLVTGAVVEGLADRKSDKDDFQDAPAGEVETTEAEAPAVEAPAATTEE; via the coding sequence ATGGCAAATAAAGTAGAAGTTAAAGACTTACTGGAAGCAGGTGTTCACTTTGGACACATGACCAGAAAATGGGATCCGAATATGGCTCCTTACATATACATGGAGCGTAATGGTATACACATTATCAACCTGTATAAAACTGCAGCTAAAATAGAAGAGGCTAACGAAGCTCTTAAAAAAATAGCTGCTTCAGGCCGAAAAATCCTTTTCGTTGCCACAAAAAAACAAGCAAAAGACATCGTTGCTGAAAAAGCAGCTGCCGCTAACATGCCATACATCACTGAAAGGTGGCCTGGTGGTATGCTTACTAACTTCATCACTATCCGTAAAGCTGTTAAGAAAATGGCTTCTATTGATAAAATGAAGAAAGACGGTACATTCATGACGCTTTCTAAGAAAGAGCGCCTTCAGGTAGATCGTCTACGTGCTAAGCTTGAAAAAAACCTTGGTTCTATTGCTGACATGACAAGGCTACCGGCTGCGTTATTTGTTGTAGACATCAAGGCAGAACATATCGCAGTAAAAGAAGCTCAGAAATTAAACATTCCGGTTTTCGCAATGGTAGATACCAACTCTGACCCACGTCAGGTTGATTATGTTATCCCTGCAAATGATGATGCTTCTAAATCAATAGACAAAATTTTATCTTTAGTAACAGGCGCTGTTGTTGAAGGTCTTGCTGACAGGAAATCTGACAAAGATGACTTCCAGGATGCTCCTGCAGGCGAGGTTGAAACTACAGAAGCTGAGGCTCCTGCAGTAGAAGCTCCGGCAGCTACAACTGAAGAATAA
- the tsf gene encoding translation elongation factor Ts, producing MANITAADVNKLRTITGAGMMDCKKALVEAEGDFDKAIENLRKKGQKVAANRADRESTEGAVLAVVNADKTEGVVISVNCETDFVAKNESYVKLATELANLALNFNTKEELLAADFNGITVEEKLTEQTGVIGEKIEIGSFEKLQGAFVGSYIHAGNRIATLVSLSANVEGAEDAARNVAMQAAAMAPIALNEDGVDAAVVEKEIEIAKDVLRQEGKPEAMLDNIAKGKLGRFFKDNTLVNQDYIKDNKLSVSEYVKSVDAGLVVTGFKRVALA from the coding sequence ATGGCAAATATTACTGCTGCAGACGTTAATAAACTAAGGACCATTACCGGTGCCGGTATGATGGACTGCAAAAAAGCACTTGTTGAAGCTGAAGGAGATTTTGACAAAGCTATCGAAAACCTACGTAAAAAAGGACAAAAAGTAGCTGCTAACAGAGCTGACCGTGAGTCTACTGAAGGTGCGGTTCTGGCTGTTGTTAACGCTGACAAAACTGAAGGTGTTGTTATATCTGTTAACTGTGAGACTGACTTCGTTGCTAAAAACGAATCTTACGTTAAACTTGCTACAGAACTTGCTAACCTTGCCCTTAACTTTAATACTAAAGAAGAGCTTCTTGCTGCTGACTTTAACGGTATTACTGTTGAAGAAAAACTTACTGAGCAAACTGGTGTAATTGGAGAGAAAATAGAAATAGGTTCTTTCGAAAAACTTCAGGGTGCATTTGTAGGATCTTACATCCACGCTGGTAACAGGATCGCTACACTTGTTAGCCTTTCTGCTAACGTAGAAGGTGCTGAAGATGCTGCACGTAACGTAGCTATGCAGGCTGCCGCTATGGCTCCTATAGCACTTAACGAAGATGGTGTTGATGCTGCTGTAGTTGAAAAAGAAATCGAAATTGCTAAAGATGTACTTCGTCAGGAAGGCAAGCCGGAAGCTATGCTAGATAACATTGCTAAAGGTAAACTAGGCCGTTTCTTTAAAGACAATACACTTGTTAACCAGGATTACATTAAAGACAACAAACTTAGCGTTAGCGAGTATGTTAAGTCGGTAGATGCAGGTCTTGTAGTTACAGGCTTCAAAAGGGTTGCACTTGCTTAA